A single genomic interval of Nonomuraea rubra harbors:
- a CDS encoding aldo/keto reductase gives MKTRTLGGLQVPAIGFGAMVLSPGVYGEVDDARAEAAIKAALDAGGTHVDTSDAYGPDGHNERLVGRAIKGRRDEVVVATKFGLAIPEGEPSRSYPVGYAFGELRVNAEPRLVRRYAERSLRNLDTDVIDLYYAHYPDPGVPIEETAGALAELVRDGLVRHIGLSNVTAAQLRAAHAVHPVTAVQNEWSMWRPVDADLLAAARELGVGIVAWSPLGNGFLTGTVQALGEGDFRHNAPRFSAENLAGNNDRYAPIRALATRLGITPAQLALAWLLHQDEHVVAIPGSRTPAHIEENLAAADLTLHPDTLARLGEALARFEVSGGTLL, from the coding sequence ATGAAGACACGGACTCTCGGCGGCTTGCAGGTTCCCGCGATCGGTTTCGGCGCCATGGTGCTCTCCCCCGGCGTGTACGGCGAGGTGGACGACGCCCGCGCCGAGGCGGCCATCAAGGCGGCGCTGGACGCGGGCGGCACCCACGTGGACACCAGCGACGCCTACGGCCCGGACGGCCACAACGAGCGCCTGGTGGGCCGCGCGATCAAGGGCCGCAGGGACGAGGTGGTGGTCGCGACCAAGTTCGGCCTGGCGATCCCGGAGGGCGAGCCCAGCCGGTCGTACCCGGTCGGCTACGCCTTCGGCGAGCTGCGGGTCAACGCCGAGCCGCGCCTGGTGCGCCGGTACGCCGAGCGCAGCCTGCGCAACCTGGACACCGACGTGATCGACCTCTACTACGCCCACTACCCCGACCCCGGCGTGCCGATCGAGGAGACCGCCGGCGCGCTGGCGGAGCTGGTGCGCGACGGGCTGGTCAGGCACATCGGCCTGTCGAACGTGACGGCCGCCCAGCTCAGGGCGGCGCACGCGGTGCACCCGGTGACGGCGGTGCAGAACGAGTGGTCGATGTGGCGGCCCGTGGACGCCGATCTGCTCGCGGCGGCGCGCGAGCTGGGCGTCGGTATCGTGGCGTGGAGCCCGCTGGGCAACGGCTTCCTGACCGGCACGGTGCAGGCGCTCGGCGAGGGCGATTTCCGGCACAACGCGCCCCGGTTCTCGGCCGAGAACCTCGCGGGGAACAACGACCGCTACGCCCCGATCCGGGCGCTGGCCACGCGGCTCGGCATCACCCCGGCGCAGCTCGCCCTGGCCTGGCTGCTGCACCAGGACGAGCACGTGGTGGCGATCCCCGGCAGCCGCACCCCGGCGCACATCGAGGAGAACCTGGCCGCCGCCGACCTCACCCTGCACCCCGACACGCTGGCCAGGCTCGGCGAGGCGCTCGCCAGGTTCGAGGTGAGCGGGGGGACGCTGCTCTAG
- a CDS encoding LysR family transcriptional regulator, with protein sequence MDVHLRELRYFVAVAEELNVTRAAERLFVSQPALSKQLGVLERLLGFRVFERVPAGVVLTRQGAALLPVARELLERWNAGVEQARAAAPTGTLVIGLQTAVGRGLQQEAMRRFRAAMPGWEVSLRLVGWDDPSGGLADGSSDVAFIWLPVPAGLRTYVLATERRGVAMPADHPLAELAEIPFEALRREPFIALPPAAGPLRDFWLGLDARRDEPVIGVTASTPEEVFEAVTSGLGVVLVAEGNAALYKRPGMTYRPVIGLPPGELAIAWREGDTSPQVLAFIDALRQATTKV encoded by the coding sequence ATGGACGTGCACTTGCGGGAGTTGCGGTACTTCGTGGCGGTGGCGGAGGAGCTGAACGTGACGCGGGCCGCTGAGCGGCTGTTCGTCTCGCAGCCCGCGCTGTCCAAGCAGCTCGGGGTGCTGGAGCGGCTGCTCGGGTTCCGGGTGTTCGAGCGGGTGCCCGCCGGGGTGGTGCTCACCCGGCAGGGGGCGGCGCTGCTGCCGGTCGCCCGCGAGCTGCTCGAACGCTGGAACGCCGGGGTGGAGCAGGCGCGGGCGGCGGCGCCCACGGGCACGCTGGTGATCGGGCTGCAGACGGCCGTGGGCAGGGGGTTGCAGCAGGAGGCGATGCGCCGCTTCCGGGCGGCGATGCCGGGGTGGGAGGTGTCGCTGCGGCTGGTGGGCTGGGACGATCCCAGCGGCGGGCTGGCCGACGGGTCGTCCGACGTGGCGTTCATCTGGCTGCCCGTCCCGGCGGGGTTGCGGACGTACGTGCTGGCCACCGAGCGGCGCGGCGTCGCCATGCCCGCCGATCACCCGCTGGCGGAGCTGGCGGAGATCCCGTTCGAGGCGCTGCGGCGGGAGCCGTTCATCGCGCTGCCGCCGGCGGCGGGGCCGCTGAGGGACTTCTGGCTCGGCCTCGACGCGCGCCGCGACGAGCCGGTGATCGGGGTGACGGCCAGCACGCCGGAGGAGGTGTTCGAGGCCGTGACCAGCGGACTCGGGGTGGTGCTGGTGGCCGAGGGGAACGCCGCGCTCTACAAGCGGCCCGGCATGACGTACCGGCCGGTTATCGGGCTGCCTCCGGGGGAACTGGCCATTGCCTGGCGCGAAGGGGACACGAGCCCACAAGTACTCGCATTCATCGACGCGCTGCGACAGGCGACCACTAAGGTCTGA
- a CDS encoding EF-hand domain-containing protein — MSDYATTFDLIDADKDGRISAVELVRLMEVLGKPVTLEAAQEGVLKLDKDGDGLIDLEEFSAFLQK, encoded by the coding sequence ATGAGTGACTACGCGACCACCTTCGACCTGATCGACGCCGACAAGGACGGCCGCATCTCCGCGGTAGAGCTCGTCCGGCTGATGGAGGTGCTCGGCAAGCCGGTGACGCTGGAGGCCGCCCAGGAGGGGGTGCTCAAGCTGGACAAGGACGGCGATGGCCTGATCGACCTCGAGGAGTTCAGCGCGTTCCTCCAGAAGTGA
- a CDS encoding helix-turn-helix domain-containing protein yields the protein MAIKSDISESRTPADIVKTLRSGIGPVSEEVIEEIQARIPEYARPSDEIYIKVVRMAVEQAIEGFLDRIESPDAPWDPEPFRMIGKGEAAEGRNLEPLQAAMRLGARVGWRRLTELAGPLGLSPQSLYDLGEAIFVYLDQLADAAAEGFDEARAHAAGEMERRRGRLLDLLLSVPPASPDAIADLAKAAAWRLPRTVACVALDDQHGACRVPPLPPDVLTGAGRALPCLLVPDPAGPGQAQLLERALRGHRAAIGPAVPLTAAATSLRWAGEALDLSRRGVLPRGLLRCEDHLATLVVFKDEELVSALAEVRLAPLAHLRPNQQDRLAETLLAWLRHGRGAGEVAAKLHVHPQTVRYRLRQLEELYGDQLADPDIRFELEIALRARQAVMPGR from the coding sequence ATGGCGATCAAGAGTGACATCAGCGAAAGCCGTACACCCGCGGACATCGTGAAAACGCTCAGGTCGGGCATCGGTCCGGTCTCCGAAGAGGTGATCGAGGAGATCCAGGCCCGCATCCCCGAGTACGCCCGGCCATCGGACGAGATCTACATCAAGGTCGTGCGCATGGCGGTCGAGCAGGCCATCGAGGGCTTTCTCGACCGCATCGAGAGCCCGGACGCCCCGTGGGACCCGGAGCCGTTCCGCATGATCGGCAAGGGAGAGGCGGCGGAGGGCCGCAACCTGGAGCCGCTGCAGGCCGCGATGCGGCTCGGCGCCCGGGTCGGCTGGCGGCGGCTGACCGAGCTGGCCGGCCCGCTCGGCCTGTCCCCCCAATCCCTGTACGACCTGGGCGAGGCCATCTTCGTCTACCTCGACCAGCTCGCCGACGCCGCCGCCGAGGGCTTCGACGAGGCCAGGGCGCACGCCGCCGGCGAGATGGAACGCCGCCGCGGCCGCCTGCTCGACCTGCTGCTCAGCGTGCCGCCCGCCAGCCCGGACGCCATCGCCGACCTGGCCAAGGCCGCCGCCTGGCGGCTGCCCAGGACGGTCGCCTGCGTGGCGCTCGACGACCAGCACGGCGCCTGCCGGGTGCCCCCGCTGCCGCCCGACGTGCTCACCGGGGCTGGGCGGGCGCTGCCGTGCCTGCTCGTGCCCGACCCGGCGGGCCCCGGCCAGGCGCAGCTGCTGGAGCGCGCTCTGCGCGGGCACCGCGCGGCCATCGGGCCCGCCGTGCCGCTCACCGCGGCGGCGACGTCGCTGCGCTGGGCGGGGGAGGCGCTCGACCTGTCCCGGCGCGGCGTCCTGCCCCGCGGGCTGCTGCGCTGCGAGGACCACCTGGCCACGCTGGTGGTGTTCAAGGACGAGGAGCTGGTCAGCGCGCTGGCCGAGGTGCGGCTCGCGCCGCTGGCGCACCTGCGGCCCAACCAGCAGGACCGGCTGGCGGAGACCCTGCTGGCGTGGCTGCGGCACGGCCGCGGCGCCGGCGAGGTGGCCGCCAAGCTGCACGTGCACCCGCAGACCGTGCGCTACCGGCTGCGGCAGCTCGAAGAGCTGTACGGCGACCAGCTCGCCGACCCCGACATCCGGTTCGAGCTGGAGATCGCGTTACGGGCCAGGCAGGCGGTCATGCCCGGCCGCTAG
- a CDS encoding PPOX class F420-dependent oxidoreductase has product MSFTDEEIAYLRSQPLARLATLSGDGQPDVVPVAFEFDGAHFWIGGVGEQVLRTRKFRNIGSGGARVALVVDDMVSFEPFVVRGVRVYGVAEGPVERVGMVGPGIYTRITPTVSWSWNLAGEPVGDTWYESRRTEH; this is encoded by the coding sequence ATGTCGTTCACCGACGAGGAGATCGCCTACCTGCGATCGCAGCCGCTCGCCCGCCTGGCCACGCTGTCCGGCGACGGGCAGCCGGACGTGGTGCCGGTGGCGTTCGAGTTCGACGGCGCGCACTTCTGGATCGGCGGGGTGGGCGAGCAGGTGCTGCGCACCAGGAAGTTCCGCAACATCGGCTCGGGCGGGGCCAGGGTGGCGCTGGTCGTGGACGACATGGTGTCGTTCGAGCCGTTCGTGGTGCGGGGCGTGCGCGTGTACGGCGTGGCCGAGGGGCCGGTGGAGCGGGTCGGCATGGTCGGTCCCGGCATCTACACGCGCATCACGCCGACGGTCTCGTGGAGCTGGAACCTGGCCGGCGAGCCGGTCGGCGACACCTGGTACGAATCCCGCCGCACCGAGCACTAG
- a CDS encoding alpha-amylase family protein — protein MRLTYTSDVWWKNAVVYCLDVETFKDGNGDGVGDFRGLTQQIDYLAGLGVTCLWLMPFFPTPNKDDGYDITDFYSVDPRLGTLGDFVEFMRTAHDRGLRVIADLVVNHTSDQHPWFVEARSSRDSAHRDWYVWSDKPEPDNPEQIVFPDKETSVWEYDEGSGQYYLHSFYRHQPDLNVGNPEVRDEITRILGFWMELGLSGFRVDAVPFLIENVNPRLANPHEFLADLRAFMTRRKGGSILLGEVNVPYKDLIGYFGDGLGDQITMCFDFIGMQNAWLSMARSDATPLVNALRERPRPPKDCQWAMFLRNHDELTLDKLTEEEREEVFRAFGPRKEMQIFGRGLRRRLPTMLGGDLRRVKMAYSLLFSLPGTPVIFYGEEIGMGENLEEEGRMAVRVPMQWSEDGGFSQAEPVREIPAGSFAPDRVNVADQKRDTSSLLRWFQLLIERYRECPELAWGTYTVLETGHPAVLAHRCDADGATVVVAHNLCDTAQDVELRLDGLERCLLTDLLVDGTLKVSEQGVARLPLDPHGCRWLRASPPEIPPEDASVKSL, from the coding sequence ATGCGACTGACGTACACCTCCGACGTCTGGTGGAAGAACGCCGTGGTCTACTGCCTGGACGTCGAGACGTTCAAGGACGGCAACGGCGACGGCGTGGGCGACTTCCGCGGCCTGACGCAGCAGATCGACTACCTCGCGGGGCTCGGCGTGACCTGCCTGTGGCTCATGCCGTTCTTCCCCACCCCCAACAAGGACGACGGCTACGACATCACCGACTTCTACAGCGTCGACCCGAGGCTGGGCACGCTGGGCGACTTCGTGGAGTTCATGCGGACCGCGCACGACCGCGGCCTGCGGGTCATCGCCGATCTCGTCGTCAACCACACCTCCGACCAGCACCCGTGGTTCGTGGAGGCCAGGTCGAGCCGGGACTCGGCCCACCGCGACTGGTACGTCTGGTCCGACAAGCCCGAGCCGGACAACCCCGAGCAGATCGTCTTCCCCGACAAGGAGACCAGCGTCTGGGAGTACGACGAGGGCTCCGGCCAGTACTACCTGCACAGCTTCTACCGGCACCAGCCGGACCTCAACGTGGGCAACCCCGAGGTCAGGGACGAGATCACGCGCATACTCGGGTTCTGGATGGAGCTCGGGCTGTCGGGGTTCAGGGTGGACGCGGTGCCGTTCCTCATCGAGAACGTCAACCCGCGGCTGGCGAACCCGCACGAGTTCCTGGCGGATCTGCGGGCGTTCATGACGCGGCGCAAGGGCGGGTCGATCCTGCTCGGCGAGGTGAACGTGCCGTACAAGGACTTAATCGGCTACTTCGGTGACGGGCTGGGCGACCAGATCACCATGTGCTTCGACTTCATCGGCATGCAGAACGCCTGGCTGTCGATGGCCCGCAGCGACGCCACGCCCCTGGTCAACGCCCTGCGCGAGCGCCCCAGGCCGCCCAAGGACTGCCAGTGGGCGATGTTCCTGCGCAACCACGACGAGCTGACCCTCGACAAGCTGACGGAGGAGGAGCGGGAGGAGGTCTTCCGCGCGTTCGGGCCGCGCAAGGAGATGCAGATCTTCGGACGCGGGCTGCGCCGCCGCCTGCCGACGATGCTCGGCGGCGACCTGCGGCGCGTCAAGATGGCCTACAGCCTGCTGTTCTCGCTGCCCGGCACCCCCGTGATCTTCTACGGCGAGGAGATCGGGATGGGGGAGAACCTGGAGGAGGAGGGCCGCATGGCGGTCCGTGTCCCGATGCAGTGGTCGGAGGACGGCGGCTTCAGCCAGGCCGAGCCGGTCCGCGAGATCCCCGCGGGCTCCTTCGCCCCCGACCGGGTGAACGTGGCCGATCAGAAGCGGGACACGAGCTCGCTGCTGCGCTGGTTCCAGCTCCTGATCGAGCGCTACCGGGAGTGCCCCGAGCTGGCGTGGGGCACGTACACCGTGCTGGAGACCGGCCATCCGGCGGTCCTGGCGCACCGCTGCGACGCCGACGGGGCCACGGTGGTGGTCGCGCACAACCTCTGCGACACGGCGCAGGACGTGGAGCTGCGACTGGACGGGCTGGAGCGCTGCCTGCTCACGGACCTGCTGGTGGACGGGACGCTGAAGGTGTCGGAGCAGGGCGTGGCCCGGCTGCCGCTGGACCCGCACGGCTGCCGCTGGCTGCGGGCCTCGCCCCCGGAGATCCCCCCGGAGGACGCCTCGGTCAAGTCGTTGTGA
- a CDS encoding TetR/AcrR family transcriptional regulator, with the protein MARRREFDREAALEAALLAFWRHGYEATSIAELTAAMGIRPPSLYAAFGDKRRLFEEAVRRYQQTYGAFTTRALAEEPTGRAAIERVLREAAAEYASTEHPGGCLVITAAVNCGPESAEVEELLRRFRTEARAAFKARIDDDVAAGRLPAGTDTAGLATFYAATIQGMSTQSRDGARYEDLLAIATLAMSAWPATREAVTTT; encoded by the coding sequence ATGGCCAGGCGACGGGAGTTCGACAGGGAGGCGGCGCTGGAGGCGGCGCTGCTCGCGTTCTGGCGGCACGGCTACGAGGCCACCTCGATCGCCGAGCTGACCGCCGCGATGGGCATCAGGCCACCCAGCCTGTACGCGGCCTTCGGCGACAAGCGGCGGCTGTTCGAGGAGGCCGTACGGCGTTACCAGCAGACGTACGGAGCCTTCACCACCCGCGCGCTGGCCGAGGAGCCGACGGGGCGGGCAGCCATCGAGCGGGTGCTGCGGGAGGCGGCGGCCGAGTACGCCAGCACCGAACACCCGGGCGGCTGCCTGGTCATCACGGCCGCCGTCAACTGTGGGCCGGAGTCGGCCGAGGTCGAGGAGCTGCTGCGGCGGTTCAGGACGGAGGCCAGGGCGGCGTTCAAGGCGCGGATCGACGACGACGTGGCGGCCGGGCGGCTGCCCGCCGGGACGGACACGGCGGGGCTGGCCACGTTCTACGCCGCGACGATCCAGGGCATGTCCACGCAGTCGCGCGACGGCGCCCGCTACGAGGACCTGCTCGCCATCGCCACCCTCGCCATGTCCGCCTGGCCCGCCACCCGGGAGGCCGTCACAACGACTTGA
- a CDS encoding SDR family NAD(P)-dependent oxidoreductase: protein MRTALVTGASRGIGRAIALRLAKDGFRVIVNYARDGAAAREVVDRIGANAVAVRADLGVPEEVTALAQRVAAETDVLDVLVNNAGIGLPRPIGEVTRADYARLFAVNVEGPFFLTQQLLPLIPDGGRIVNLTSGVTRIAFPEAIAYAMSKGAVQTFTLALAKELGPRGITVNNVAPGIIDTDANAGWLRGDPEAQARAAGRHAVNRVGRADEIADVVAFAASPQAGFVTGTTIDATGGGNL, encoded by the coding sequence ATGAGGACTGCCCTCGTCACGGGTGCGAGCAGGGGAATCGGCCGCGCCATCGCGCTGCGCCTGGCCAAGGACGGGTTCCGCGTGATCGTGAACTACGCCAGGGACGGCGCGGCCGCCCGCGAGGTCGTGGACCGGATCGGCGCGAACGCGGTCGCGGTGCGGGCCGACCTGGGCGTGCCGGAGGAGGTCACCGCGCTCGCGCAGCGCGTCGCGGCCGAGACGGACGTGCTCGACGTGCTGGTGAACAACGCCGGGATCGGCCTGCCCCGGCCGATCGGGGAGGTGACGCGGGCCGACTATGCCCGCCTGTTCGCGGTCAACGTCGAGGGCCCGTTCTTCCTCACCCAGCAGCTCCTGCCGCTCATCCCCGACGGCGGCAGGATCGTCAACCTCACCTCGGGCGTGACCCGCATCGCCTTCCCCGAGGCCATCGCGTACGCGATGAGCAAGGGCGCCGTGCAGACGTTCACCCTGGCCCTGGCCAAGGAGCTGGGCCCGCGCGGCATCACGGTCAACAACGTCGCACCCGGCATCATCGACACCGACGCCAACGCCGGCTGGCTGCGCGGCGACCCCGAGGCGCAGGCTCGCGCGGCGGGCAGGCACGCGGTCAACCGGGTCGGCCGCGCGGATGAGATCGCCGACGTGGTCGCCTTCGCCGCGTCGCCCCAGGCCGGCTTCGTCACCGGCACCACGATCGACGCCACCGGCGGCGGAAATCTCTGA
- a CDS encoding bifunctional metallophosphatase/5'-nucleotidase has translation MQTMKLALTGAAATSVLALVTLPAQAVAPAKTVTVTVMGTSDLHSNALNWDYFKDTAYSDSQGNHVGLAKVSSLVNQIRAERGADHTLLFDSGDTIQGTPLAYYYAKVEPITESGETHPMAKAMNAIGYDAVTLGNHEFNYGLPLLATWIDQMKAPVLGANAVHDRSGLPAYKPFVIKTMKVKGDKPVKVGVLGLTNPGVAIWDKANVEGKLRFTDLVESAKKWVPVIRGLGADVVVVTAHAGDNGMSSYGGDLPVENASAMVAEQVPGIDAVLFGHAHNEVAQRFVTNQATGKQVLLTEPGKWGQRLSRLDFQLTKQRGKWVVTGKSSTTLNTNQLPEDPKIVALLKPQHDTTVGYVNKVVAKSAQQLSAAESPYRDTPILDYIQHVQIETVKQALPDNQLPVLSIAAPFSRSAVFPAGDVRVRDVAGLYVYDNTLMAVKLTGAQLKDYLEYSARYFNQLAPGAPVDVAKLTNANNTPDYNYDQLAGVSYDIDVARPAGERVTNLTFEGAPIPAGKEFLVAINNYRQSGGGGFPHVTTAPVLYNAQVEIRQALIEYATAQGTIDPAGFAAANWKLTRDGTPLF, from the coding sequence ATGCAGACCATGAAGCTCGCCCTCACCGGGGCCGCCGCCACCAGCGTGCTGGCCCTGGTGACGCTCCCCGCGCAGGCCGTCGCGCCGGCGAAAACGGTCACGGTCACCGTCATGGGCACGTCCGACCTCCACAGCAACGCGCTCAACTGGGACTACTTCAAGGACACCGCCTACAGCGACAGCCAGGGCAACCACGTCGGCCTGGCGAAGGTGTCCTCGCTGGTCAACCAGATCAGGGCCGAGCGCGGGGCGGACCACACGCTGCTGTTCGACTCGGGTGACACGATCCAGGGCACGCCGCTGGCGTACTACTACGCCAAGGTCGAGCCCATCACCGAGAGCGGCGAGACCCACCCGATGGCCAAGGCCATGAACGCCATCGGGTACGACGCCGTGACGCTGGGCAACCACGAGTTCAACTACGGTCTGCCGCTGCTGGCCACGTGGATCGACCAGATGAAGGCCCCCGTGCTCGGCGCGAACGCCGTCCACGACAGGTCGGGGCTGCCGGCGTACAAGCCGTTCGTGATCAAGACCATGAAGGTCAAGGGCGACAAGCCGGTCAAGGTGGGCGTGCTCGGCCTCACCAACCCCGGCGTGGCCATCTGGGACAAGGCCAACGTCGAGGGCAAGCTGCGCTTCACCGACCTGGTCGAGTCGGCGAAGAAGTGGGTGCCGGTCATCCGCGGCCTCGGCGCGGACGTGGTCGTCGTGACCGCGCACGCGGGCGACAACGGCATGTCGTCCTACGGCGGAGACCTGCCGGTCGAGAACGCCTCGGCGATGGTGGCCGAGCAGGTGCCGGGCATCGACGCGGTGCTGTTCGGGCACGCGCACAACGAGGTCGCCCAGCGGTTCGTGACGAACCAGGCCACCGGGAAGCAGGTGCTGCTGACCGAGCCGGGCAAGTGGGGCCAGCGCCTGTCGCGGCTGGACTTCCAGCTCACCAAGCAGCGCGGCAAGTGGGTGGTCACCGGCAAGTCGTCCACCACGCTCAACACGAACCAGCTGCCCGAGGACCCCAAGATCGTGGCGCTGCTCAAGCCGCAGCACGACACCACGGTCGGCTACGTGAACAAGGTCGTGGCCAAGTCGGCACAGCAGCTCTCGGCGGCCGAGTCGCCCTACAGGGACACGCCGATCCTCGACTACATCCAGCACGTGCAGATCGAGACGGTCAAGCAGGCGCTGCCGGACAACCAGCTGCCGGTGTTGTCGATCGCGGCGCCGTTCAGCCGCAGCGCCGTCTTCCCCGCCGGTGACGTCCGGGTCAGGGACGTGGCAGGCCTGTACGTCTACGACAACACGCTGATGGCCGTCAAGCTGACCGGGGCCCAGCTCAAGGACTACCTGGAGTACTCCGCCAGGTACTTCAACCAGCTCGCCCCCGGCGCCCCGGTGGATGTCGCCAAGCTGACCAACGCGAACAACACCCCCGACTACAACTACGACCAGCTTGCCGGGGTCTCCTACGACATCGACGTGGCCAGGCCCGCCGGCGAGCGCGTCACGAACCTCACCTTCGAGGGCGCGCCGATCCCGGCCGGGAAGGAGTTCCTGGTCGCGATCAACAACTACCGCCAGTCGGGCGGCGGCGGCTTCCCGCACGTCACCACCGCCCCCGTGCTCTACAACGCGCAGGTGGAGATCCGGCAGGCGCTGATCGAGTACGCCACCGCCCAGGGCACCATCGACCCGGCCGGCTTCGCCGCCGCCAACTGGAAGCTGACCAGGGACGGCACGCCCCTGTTCTAG
- a CDS encoding cytochrome d ubiquinol oxidase subunit II — protein sequence MEIFVLGFFAIGYLVLAGADIGVGMALPYLGRSAGERREVIAAIAPFFLGNEVWLVATGGVLAGLFPRLEGELLHGNHTVVVTLLVAWVVRDMGLWLRGRLPGARWQACWDGAIVAGSWGLALSWGALLSHVLLGIEGPVALLPALVIAALFGTHGLTFAALRLRGTLRARAAVLAGGAGEVRTYALTSVVLVVVGVLAGLRLPLEPGTSGPLLVPVVLTLIPFLVAAQAWVWWTFRHRVSGPSYL from the coding sequence ATGGAGATCTTCGTTCTGGGCTTCTTCGCGATCGGTTACCTCGTGCTGGCCGGGGCCGACATCGGGGTCGGCATGGCGCTGCCGTACCTGGGCAGGTCGGCGGGCGAGCGGCGCGAGGTGATCGCCGCGATCGCGCCGTTCTTCCTGGGCAACGAGGTGTGGCTGGTGGCGACGGGGGGCGTGCTGGCCGGGCTGTTCCCCCGGCTGGAGGGGGAGCTGCTGCACGGCAACCACACGGTGGTGGTGACGCTGCTGGTGGCCTGGGTCGTGCGGGACATGGGGCTGTGGCTGCGCGGCCGCCTGCCGGGGGCGCGCTGGCAGGCGTGCTGGGACGGCGCGATCGTGGCCGGGAGCTGGGGGCTGGCGCTGAGCTGGGGCGCGCTGCTGTCCCACGTGCTGCTCGGCATCGAGGGGCCGGTGGCGCTGCTGCCCGCGCTGGTGATCGCCGCGCTGTTCGGCACGCACGGGCTGACGTTCGCGGCGCTGCGGCTGCGCGGGACGCTGCGTGCGCGGGCCGCGGTGCTCGCGGGCGGGGCCGGGGAGGTGCGCACGTACGCGCTGACCTCGGTGGTGCTGGTGGTCGTGGGGGTGCTGGCCGGGCTCCGGCTGCCGCTGGAGCCCGGCACGTCGGGGCCGCTGCTGGTGCCGGTCGTCCTGACCCTGATCCCGTTCCTGGTGGCTGCCCAGGCGTGGGTGTGGTGGACGTTCAGGCACCGGGTGAGCGGCCCCTCCTATCTCTAG
- a CDS encoding cytochrome ubiquinol oxidase subunit I: MDIVDLARLQFALTAGAHFLFVALTLGLATLVAVVQTRATLSGDPVHLRMTRFWGQLYIINYAMGIVTGLVMEFQLGLSWSGLTEYAGDVFGSALAIETLVAFFVESTFLGLWIFGWNKLNRWAHLALIWVVTLTAYASAFWIMVANGFLQNPVGHVLEGGRLRLTDFGAMVANPAAQVAFWHVLFGAMIVGGFFMAGVSAYHLSRRTPEQDLFRKSLRIGIGVALPALLLTATFGGIGFESLQPAKAAAWVNDAERLAAAQAEMVARFGPGDYLPPVGAVQAGGITMLTLFAVMLFVAAPSFLLMLVRPVVRGFRVWHWLLTLMIPVPFVTMLAGWVFREMGRQPWAVYGLLTTSDAMSPVTEGQMVFSLTAFVTVFAVLIAVNYWLLARQARRGPGAVALGDRPVDAPVPAPSF; this comes from the coding sequence ATGGACATCGTGGACCTCGCCCGCCTGCAGTTCGCGCTCACCGCGGGCGCGCACTTCCTGTTCGTGGCGTTGACGCTCGGGCTGGCGACGCTGGTCGCCGTCGTCCAGACCCGCGCCACCCTCAGCGGCGACCCCGTGCACCTGCGGATGACGCGGTTCTGGGGCCAGCTCTACATCATCAACTACGCGATGGGCATCGTCACCGGGCTCGTGATGGAGTTCCAGCTCGGGCTGTCGTGGAGCGGGCTGACCGAGTACGCGGGCGACGTGTTCGGGTCGGCGCTGGCCATCGAGACGCTGGTGGCGTTCTTCGTCGAGTCCACGTTCCTGGGGTTGTGGATCTTCGGCTGGAACAAGCTGAACCGGTGGGCGCACCTGGCGCTGATCTGGGTGGTGACGCTGACCGCGTACGCGTCGGCGTTCTGGATCATGGTCGCCAACGGTTTCCTGCAGAACCCGGTCGGGCACGTGCTGGAGGGCGGCCGGCTGCGGCTGACGGACTTCGGGGCCATGGTGGCCAACCCGGCGGCGCAGGTGGCGTTCTGGCACGTGCTGTTCGGGGCGATGATCGTCGGCGGGTTCTTCATGGCCGGGGTGAGCGCCTACCACCTGAGCAGGCGCACCCCCGAGCAGGACCTGTTCCGCAAGTCGCTGCGGATCGGGATCGGAGTGGCGCTGCCCGCCCTGCTGCTCACGGCGACGTTCGGCGGGATCGGGTTCGAGAGCTTGCAGCCTGCGAAGGCCGCCGCGTGGGTGAACGACGCCGAGCGGCTGGCCGCCGCGCAGGCCGAGATGGTGGCCAGGTTCGGCCCCGGCGACTACCTGCCGCCCGTGGGGGCGGTGCAGGCGGGCGGCATCACGATGCTGACGCTGTTCGCGGTGATGCTGTTCGTGGCCGCGCCGAGCTTCCTGCTCATGCTCGTCCGGCCCGTGGTGCGCGGGTTCAGGGTGTGGCACTGGCTGCTGACGCTGATGATCCCGGTCCCGTTCGTCACCATGCTGGCCGGCTGGGTCTTCCGCGAGATGGGCCGCCAGCCGTGGGCCGTGTACGGGCTGCTCACGACGTCCGACGCGATGTCGCCGGTGACCGAGGGGCAGATGGTCTTCTCGCTGACCGCGTTCGTCACGGTGTTCGCGGTCCTGATCGCGGTCAACTACTGGCTGCTGGCCAGGCAGGCGCGGCGCGGGCCCGGCGCGGTGGCGCTGGGCGACCGGCCGGTCGACGCCCCCGTTCCTGCTCCTTCGTTCTAG